Proteins encoded in a region of the Vicia villosa cultivar HV-30 ecotype Madison, WI linkage group LG5, Vvil1.0, whole genome shotgun sequence genome:
- the LOC131601629 gene encoding DNA-directed RNA polymerases II, IV and V subunit 11 codes for MNAPDRYERFVVPEGTKKVSYERDTKIINAASFTIEREDHTIGNILRMQLHKDPNVLFAGYKLPHPLQYKIIIRIHTTSQSSPMQAYNQSINDLDKELDTLKSGFEAELLKFSKDY; via the exons ATGAACGCACCCGATCGTTACGAACGTTTCGTCGTTCCTGAAGGCACCAAAAA GGTTTCTTACGAGAGGGACACCAAGATCATCAATGCCGCATCTTTCAccattgaaagagaagatcacaCTATCGGAAACATCCTCCGCAT GCAACTCCACAAAGACCCTAACGTCCTATTCGCTGGATACAAACTTCCTCATCCTCTtcagtacaaaattattattagG ATACATACCACCAGTCAGTCTTCACCAATGCAGGCGTATAACCAGTCTATTAACGATCTCGATAAGGAACTTGATACTTTGAAGAGTGGTTTTGAG GCTGAGTTGTTGAAGTTTTCAAAGGACTATTGA
- the LOC131601628 gene encoding cation/H(+) antiporter 28, translating into MAIALTQCSEKLGYLIFLLGKNFVMFMAMVIACNGVHFLLKPYQQPRITSDILVGLLMGNVPFLRDLYGKFNHTFGFIIDFGMMCYMFALGVEMDPYVLFKKPIREAQVAYAGVLITFVIAGSAAPLLHYFASEKYILEFTLSLSTLLASTASPVLTRLITSLNIGKSDIGKLVIAAGMYSDFICSLLLSIGYISMPLDTFCTHADQKGRLKKAIVMNSAVLGQALFTATVSPVFMKWVDNENPEGKPMKGSHLVLSIAFMVISCASSILYNYSPVLSAFITGICFPREGRVSKWVISKINYLLTTIFFPIFFLWMGNAADFRQFQIRDTWIWVKLFGPILIVTVGKVAGTVVSGIMLGFHWPESVAIGLLLTTKGHFHIYMAIKVMSCGSDATSGIALVIAIFFTVVHAPAVVAHIIKRAKKKLPMHRMSLQLLDPSSELRILLCLHGPENISASINFMEISRGKSDPGILVYVTEMIELNDQIAVTVERGEGVETTNVKDKDIVQMRDQITSSFQGYLNDDGGGVTLKRTIAVSTINNMAQDICTLAEELMIALIILPFHRSQTSDGKLDGGNQGFRYVNRKLLKSAPCSVGILVNRGLGSFEKISKTQVSLNVATVFIGGKDDREALAYAGRVAGHPGVKLTVIRFLVDTSVESSRMAAYRVSLSEKVEEMGLDDECFAQFYDKYISSGKISYIEKHLANAAETFSTLRSFEGQYSLVIVGREGGLNSILTKGMNDWQQCPELGPIGDVLSGPDFSTTVSVLVIQQHKHKGEIDGLDEEFNIM; encoded by the exons ATGGCAATAGCATTAACACAATGCTCAGAAAAGCTAGGCTACCTCATATTTCTATTAGGCAAAAACTTTGTTATGTTTATGGCCATGGTGATTGCATGCAATGGTGTACATTTTCTTCTAAAGCCTTATCAACAACCTCGTATTACTTCCGACATACTT GTCGGACTACTTATGGGAAATGTACCGTTTTTACGTGATCTATACGGAAAATTCAACCATACATTCGGGTTTattattgattttggcatgatgtgTTACATGTTTGCTTTGGGGGTAGAAATGGATCCTTACGTACTCTTCAAGAAACCAATTAGAGAAGCTCAAGTTGCTTATGCAGGAGTACTCATCACATTCGTCATAGCAGGTTCCGCTGCACCACTTCTCCATTACTTCGCTTCGGAAAAGTATATACTAGAATTCACTCTCTCCCTCTCGACTCTTCTTGCAAGCACGGCGTCACCCGTCCTAACCCGCCTCATAACCAGTCTCAACATAGGAAAGTCGGATATCGGGAAACTCGTCATAGCAGCAGGAATGTATTCAGATTTCATATGCTCTTTGCTTCTTTCAATCGGCTACATATCAATGCCGCTCGACACATTTTGCACCCATGCAGACCAAAAAGGACGTCTCAAAAAGGCGATCGTAATGAATAGCGCTGTTCTTGGACAGGCGTTGTTCACAGCAACAGTTTCACCAGTTTTTATGAAATGGGTTGACAATGAAAATCCTGAAGGGAAACCTATGAAAGGATCACACTTGGTGTTGTCAATTGCATTCATGGTGATAAGTTGCGCTTCATCGATACTATATAACTATAGTCCAGTTCTAAGTGCTTTTATAACAGGAATATGTTTTCCTAGGGAAGGAAGAGTTTCGAAATGGGTTATTAGCAAAATCAATTATTTGTTGACAACTATATTTTTTCCCATTTTTTTCTTGTGGATGGGTAATGCAGCTGATTTTAGGCAGTTTCAGATAAGGGATACTTGGATATGGGTAAAATTGTTTGGCCCTATTTTAATAGTAACGGTAGGTAAAGTTGCTGGAACAGTTGTTTCTGGTATAATGCTTGGATTTCATTGGCCTGAATCAGTTGCTATTGGATTGTTGCTCACCACAAAGGGACATTTTCATATCTACATGGCTATCAAAGTG ATGAGTTGCGGCTCTGATGCTACATCGGGTATTGCGTTGGTGATTGCAATATTCTTCACAGTGGTGCACGCCCCTGCAGTCGTAGCACATATCATCAAACGCGCCAAGAAAAAATTGCCTATGCATCGCATGTCCCTCCAATTGCTCGATCCATCAAGTGAGCTAAGAATTCTGCTATGCCTTCATGGACCTGAGAACATTTCTGCTTCCATCAACTTCATGGAGATCTCAAGAGGGAAATCAGACCCCGGGATTCTGGTCTATGTCACGGAAATGATTGAACTAAATGATCAAATAGCAGTCACAGTAGAAAGAGGGGAAGGAGTAGAAACAACAAATGTGAAAGATAAGGATATCGTACAGATGAGAGACCAAATAACAAGCTCGTTTCAAGGTTATTTAAATGACGATGGTGGAGGCGTTACGCTCAAAAGAACGATAGCGGTGTCAACTATCAATAACATGGCACAGGATATCTGCACTTTGGCAGAGGAATTGATGATCGCTCTTATCATACTACCATTCCACAGGAGCCAAACTAGTGATGGAAAATTGGATGGTGGAAATCAAGGATTCAGATATGTGAACAGAAAG TTATTGAAGAGTGCTCCTTGTTCCGTGGGGATTCTAGTGAACAGAGGCTTAGGATCCTtcgaaaaaatatcaaaaactcaAGTATCACTCAACGTGGCAACAGTGTTTATAGGTGGAAAAGATGATAGAGAAGCACTTGCCTATGCCGGCCGCGTAGCAGGGCATCCGGGAGTAAAACTCACAGTTATAAGATTCTTAGTAGATACCAGTGTGGAATCTTCAAGAATGGCAGCATACAGGGTAAGCCTCTCAGAGAAAGTTGAAGAGATGGGCCTAGACGATGAATGTTTTGCACAGTTTTACGATAAATATATTTCCAGTGGTAAAATTTCGTATATAGAGAAACATCTTGCTAATGCAGCTGAGACTTTCTCTACTCTCAGATCATTTGAAGGACAATACTCACTAGTTATAGTAGGAAGAGAAGGCGGACTGAACTCGATATTGACGAAGGGGATGAATGATTGGCAACAGTGTCCGGAACTAGGACCGATAGGGGATGTCCTTTCAGGACCCGACTTCTCAACAACAGTGTCTGTGTTGGTAATCCAACAACACAAACATAAAGGAGAAATAGATGGCCTTGATGAGGAATTCAACATCATGTAG